Proteins from a genomic interval of Triticum urartu cultivar G1812 unplaced genomic scaffold, Tu2.1 TuUngrouped_contig_7789, whole genome shotgun sequence:
- the LOC125531668 gene encoding uncharacterized protein LOC125531668 isoform X1, whose protein sequence is MKSSSPPPPPMPAASGASGAGHAPSFPQSAPPSPPSRLSAPSLYSPLATTHPWLGFRAWLRRRVSGGPRFVLPSFLAEIDRPYTSPSLHILCWRCSWGTPWEFPIHHGRRHQGIPQGDVKDAMDMQLLKRRIGPRIIFSRIGCGYSLNWIE, encoded by the exons ATGAAGTCatcgtcaccgccgccgccgcccatgcCAGCTGCTTCCGGCGCCTCCGGCGCAGGGCACGCCCCAAGCTTCCCACAGTCCGCGCCTCCCTCCCCTCCATCCAGACTCTCTGCTCCCAGCCTCTACAGCCCGCTCGCAACCACACATccatggctagggtttcgggcatgGCTTCGCCGGCGCGTCTCCGGTGGTCCCAGGTTCGTCCTTCCTTCCTTCTTGGCCGAGATTGACCGCCCCTACACCTCACCTTCTCTTCATATCCTCTGCTGGAGATGCAGTTGGGGCACGCCATGGGAGTTCCCCATCCACCATGGTCGCCGCCATCAAGGGATTCCTCAAGGAGATGTCAAGGACGCCATGGACATGCAGCTCCTCAAG CGGAGGATTGGGCCTCGCATTATTTTTTCCAGAATTGGGTGTGGGTACTCTCTAAACTGGATTGAGTGA
- the LOC125531668 gene encoding uncharacterized protein LOC125531668 isoform X2 has translation MKSSSPPPPPMPAASGASGAGHAPSFPQSAPPSPPSRLSAPSLYSPLATTHPWLGFRAWLRRRVSGGPRFVLPSFLAEIDRPYTSPSLHILCWRCSWGTPWEFPIHHGRRHQGIPQGDVKDAMDMQLLKIN, from the exons ATGAAGTCatcgtcaccgccgccgccgcccatgcCAGCTGCTTCCGGCGCCTCCGGCGCAGGGCACGCCCCAAGCTTCCCACAGTCCGCGCCTCCCTCCCCTCCATCCAGACTCTCTGCTCCCAGCCTCTACAGCCCGCTCGCAACCACACATccatggctagggtttcgggcatgGCTTCGCCGGCGCGTCTCCGGTGGTCCCAGGTTCGTCCTTCCTTCCTTCTTGGCCGAGATTGACCGCCCCTACACCTCACCTTCTCTTCATATCCTCTGCTGGAGATGCAGTTGGGGCACGCCATGGGAGTTCCCCATCCACCATGGTCGCCGCCATCAAGGGATTCCTCAAGGAGATGTCAAGGACGCCATGGACATGCAGCTCCTCAAG ATCAATTAA